The following proteins come from a genomic window of Pseudomonas putida:
- a CDS encoding segregation/condensation protein A — protein MSQLEALEASAERAEEPRQLQLALVYGEALTELPLDLYIPPDALEVILEAFEGPLDLLLYLIRKQNIDILDIPVAEITRQYMGYVELMKSVRLELAAEYLVMAAMLAEIKSRMLLPRSADVEEEEGDPRAELIRRLQEYERFKAAAEGIDELPRVGREVVVPRLEAPQAKVRKLLPQVSLEELLVSMAEVMRRNDLFESHQITRETLSTRERMSQVLERLKGGAFVPFIALFAAEEGKLGVVVTFMAILELVKESLIELVQNEPFAAIHVRLRPAPVEEPDEPE, from the coding sequence GTGAGCCAGCTGGAAGCGCTTGAGGCGTCGGCCGAACGGGCCGAGGAGCCTCGGCAACTGCAGCTGGCGCTGGTCTATGGCGAAGCCCTGACCGAGCTGCCGCTGGACCTGTACATTCCGCCGGACGCCCTTGAAGTCATCCTCGAAGCTTTCGAAGGCCCGCTGGACTTGCTGCTGTACCTGATCCGCAAACAGAACATCGACATCCTCGACATCCCTGTTGCCGAAATCACCCGGCAGTACATGGGCTATGTAGAACTGATGAAAAGCGTGCGCCTTGAGCTGGCCGCTGAATACCTGGTGATGGCTGCCATGCTGGCCGAGATCAAGTCGCGCATGCTGCTGCCGCGCTCCGCCGACGTCGAGGAGGAGGAGGGTGACCCACGCGCCGAGCTGATCCGCCGCCTGCAGGAGTACGAGCGTTTCAAGGCCGCCGCCGAGGGCATCGACGAATTGCCACGGGTCGGACGCGAGGTGGTGGTACCGCGCCTGGAAGCGCCGCAGGCCAAGGTACGCAAGCTGTTGCCTCAGGTCAGCCTGGAAGAGCTGCTGGTGTCCATGGCCGAGGTGATGCGCCGCAACGACCTGTTCGAAAGCCATCAGATCACCCGTGAGACCTTGTCCACCCGCGAGCGCATGAGCCAGGTGCTGGAGCGCCTCAAGGGCGGTGCCTTTGTGCCGTTCATCGCGCTGTTTGCTGCCGAGGAGGGCAAGCTCGGTGTGGTGGTTACCTTCATGGCCATACTCGAACTGGTGAAGGAATCGCTGATCGAACTTGTGCAGAATGAACCTTTCGCCGCCATCCACGTGCGGCTTCGCCCGGCGCCAGTTGAAGAACCCGATGAACCTGAATGA
- the scpB gene encoding SMC-Scp complex subunit ScpB gives MNLNEPRDLASLIEAFLLASGKPQSLERLYELFEEAERPEPKVFKRALEVLGKSCDGRAFELKEVASGYRLQIREDYAPWVGRLWEERPQRYSRALLETLALIAYRQPITRGEIEDVRGVAVNSNIIKTMMEREWIRVVGYREVPGRPAMFATTKAFLDHFNLKSLEDLPALAELREMEPEPQLDPDDAPVPAHLQALADASLGEEEVGEPREETSFRSLLVELDAMEDGLKTDFDDLRGEEPEPPVEEEIKAQP, from the coding sequence ATGAACCTGAATGAACCCCGCGACCTGGCGTCGCTGATCGAAGCCTTCTTGCTCGCTTCGGGCAAGCCGCAATCCCTGGAGCGCCTGTACGAGCTGTTCGAGGAGGCCGAGCGCCCTGAGCCCAAGGTGTTCAAGCGGGCCCTGGAGGTGCTGGGCAAGTCGTGCGATGGCCGTGCCTTCGAGCTCAAGGAGGTGGCCAGCGGCTATCGCCTGCAGATTCGCGAGGATTATGCCCCTTGGGTCGGGCGCCTGTGGGAAGAGCGCCCGCAGCGCTATTCGCGAGCGCTGCTTGAGACACTAGCCCTGATTGCCTACCGCCAGCCGATCACCCGTGGTGAAATCGAGGATGTGCGGGGCGTTGCGGTGAACAGCAATATCATCAAGACCATGATGGAGCGCGAGTGGATTCGCGTGGTCGGCTACCGCGAAGTGCCCGGGCGGCCGGCGATGTTCGCCACCACCAAGGCGTTTCTCGATCATTTCAACCTCAAGAGCCTTGAGGACCTGCCGGCCTTGGCCGAGCTGCGCGAAATGGAACCAGAGCCGCAACTCGACCCGGATGATGCGCCGGTGCCTGCGCACCTTCAGGCGTTGGCGGATGCCAGCCTTGGGGAGGAGGAGGTTGGTGAGCCGAGAGAGGAGACCAGCTTCCGTAGTCTGTTGGTGGAGCTGGATGCCATGGAAGATGGTTTGAAAACCGATTTTGATGATTTACGGGGAGAAGAGCCTGAGCCTCCGGTGGAGGAGGAGATCAAGGCGCAGCCCTGA
- a CDS encoding HAMP domain-containing protein, translating to MHLRSLFWRILASFWLAITLVAGLSILLGHMLNQDAWILSRHPGLNTLASKWTKHYEQEGLEAAQHFLERRKDRYKIDVQVLDDSGEAVVPGTFPRRAAAFEARQHNDQRRLPWRRLTEEYTSPDTGETYLLIYRIPHPALDAWHRESLLWPLSALGIALVVLTLFSLLVTLSITRPLSRLRSAVHDLGQTTYQQNSLARLAARRDEFGVLAKDFNKMGARLQSTIGSQRQLLRDVSHELRSPLARLRIALALAERAEPEQRQALWPRLTRECDRLEDLISEILALARVDAEQAHAEPVDINALLGSVRKDALLSAPEQDVRLEAQPGLSLQGWPTLIERAVDNLLRNALRFNPVGQPIEVSAAREQDRIVISVRDHGPGAAAEHLTQLGEPFFRAPGQAAPGHGLGLAIARKAAERHGGSLVLENHPQGGFVARLELPLAEAAGS from the coding sequence GTGCACTTGCGTTCTCTGTTCTGGCGCATCCTGGCCAGTTTCTGGCTGGCCATCACCCTGGTCGCAGGCCTGTCGATCCTGCTGGGGCACATGCTCAACCAGGACGCCTGGATCCTCAGCCGCCACCCGGGCCTGAATACCCTGGCCAGCAAGTGGACCAAGCACTATGAGCAGGAAGGCCTGGAGGCGGCCCAGCACTTTCTGGAACGACGCAAGGACCGCTACAAGATCGACGTGCAGGTGCTCGACGATAGCGGTGAGGCCGTGGTGCCGGGTACCTTCCCACGCCGTGCGGCAGCCTTCGAAGCGCGCCAGCACAATGACCAGCGGCGCTTGCCATGGCGCCGGCTGACCGAGGAATACACCAGCCCCGACACCGGCGAAACCTACTTGCTGATCTATCGCATTCCCCACCCGGCGCTGGATGCCTGGCACCGTGAAAGCCTGCTGTGGCCTCTCAGCGCACTGGGCATTGCCTTGGTCGTGCTGACCCTGTTCAGCCTGCTGGTGACGCTGTCCATAACCCGTCCGTTAAGCCGCCTGCGCAGCGCCGTACACGACCTGGGCCAGACCACCTATCAGCAGAACAGCCTGGCACGGCTGGCAGCGCGGCGCGACGAGTTTGGCGTGCTGGCCAAGGACTTCAACAAGATGGGCGCACGCCTGCAAAGCACCATTGGCAGCCAGCGCCAACTGCTACGCGATGTGTCCCACGAACTGCGCTCGCCGCTGGCCAGGCTGCGTATCGCCCTGGCCCTGGCCGAACGCGCCGAGCCTGAGCAGCGACAAGCGCTGTGGCCACGCCTGACCCGCGAGTGCGACCGCCTCGAAGACCTGATCAGCGAAATCCTCGCCCTGGCCCGAGTTGATGCCGAACAGGCTCATGCCGAACCGGTCGACATCAATGCCTTGCTCGGCAGCGTGCGCAAGGACGCCCTGCTGAGCGCGCCGGAGCAGGACGTGCGCCTGGAGGCGCAGCCGGGGTTGAGCTTGCAGGGTTGGCCAACGCTGATAGAGCGGGCCGTGGACAACCTGCTGCGCAATGCCCTGCGCTTCAACCCGGTCGGCCAGCCGATCGAGGTCAGCGCCGCACGCGAGCAGGACCGCATCGTGATCAGCGTACGTGACCATGGGCCTGGGGCGGCAGCGGAGCACCTGACGCAACTGGGCGAGCCGTTCTTCCGCGCGCCGGGGCAGGCAGCGCCGGGGCATGGCCTGGGGCTGGCGATTGCGCGCAAGGCAGCGGAGCGCCACGGCGGTAGCCTGGTGCTGGAGAATCATCCACAGGGTGGGTTTGTGGCCAGGCTGGAGTTGCCCTTGGCTGAAGCGGCAGGCAGTTGA
- a CDS encoding potassium transporter TrkH — MALPTLRIIGFIIGIFLITLAVSMAVPMATLVIFERTGDMPSFLWSSLITFIAGLALVVQGRPEHVHLRPRDMYLLTVSSWLVVCVFAALPFLLTQHISYTDAFFESMSGITATGATVLSGLDNMSPGILMWRSMLHWLGGIGFIAMAVAILPLLRIGGMRLFQTESSDRSEKVMPRSHMVAKSIVGVYVGFSILGALAFWWAGMSPFDAINHAMSAISTGGFSTSDQSLAKWDIPAVHWVAVVVMIMGSLPFTLYVATLRGNRKALIRDQQVQGLLGMLVATWLVLGTWYWYSTDLHWLDALRHVALNVTSVVTTTGFSLGDYSLWGNFSLMLFFYLGFVGGCSGSTAGGIKIFRFQVAYILLKASLNQLIHPRAVIKQKYNGHRLDEDIVRSILTFSFFFAITICVMALLLSLLGVDWMTALTGAAGTVSGVGPGLGEVIGPSGNYATLPDAAKWILATGMLLGRLEIITVLVLCMPAFWRH, encoded by the coding sequence ATGGCGTTGCCGACCTTAAGGATCATTGGTTTCATCATCGGCATCTTCCTGATTACGCTGGCCGTGAGCATGGCCGTGCCCATGGCGACCCTGGTGATCTTCGAGCGCACCGGCGACATGCCGTCGTTTCTCTGGTCGAGCCTGATCACCTTCATCGCCGGCCTGGCCCTGGTGGTGCAGGGGCGCCCCGAGCATGTGCACCTGCGCCCGCGCGACATGTACCTGCTGACCGTCAGCAGCTGGCTGGTGGTGTGCGTGTTCGCCGCGCTACCGTTCCTGCTGACCCAGCACATCAGCTACACCGACGCCTTCTTCGAAAGCATGTCAGGCATCACCGCGACCGGCGCCACCGTGCTCAGCGGGCTCGACAACATGTCGCCGGGCATCCTCATGTGGCGCTCGATGCTGCACTGGCTCGGCGGTATCGGCTTCATCGCCATGGCGGTGGCGATCCTTCCGCTGCTGCGCATCGGCGGCATGCGCCTGTTCCAGACCGAATCGTCCGACCGCTCGGAAAAGGTCATGCCGCGCTCGCACATGGTCGCCAAGTCGATCGTCGGGGTTTACGTCGGCTTCTCGATACTGGGCGCGCTGGCCTTCTGGTGGGCGGGCATGAGCCCGTTCGATGCAATAAACCACGCCATGTCGGCAATCTCTACCGGCGGTTTCTCCACCTCCGACCAGTCATTGGCGAAATGGGATATCCCGGCCGTGCACTGGGTTGCAGTGGTGGTGATGATCATGGGCAGCCTGCCGTTCACCCTTTACGTAGCCACCCTGCGCGGCAACCGCAAGGCGCTGATCCGCGACCAGCAGGTGCAAGGCTTGCTGGGCATGCTGGTCGCCACCTGGCTGGTGTTGGGGACCTGGTATTGGTACAGCACCGACCTGCACTGGCTCGATGCCTTGCGCCACGTAGCGCTGAACGTGACCTCGGTGGTCACCACCACCGGCTTCTCTCTGGGTGACTACAGCCTGTGGGGCAACTTCTCGCTGATGCTGTTCTTCTACCTGGGCTTCGTTGGCGGCTGTTCCGGCTCGACCGCAGGCGGTATCAAGATTTTCCGCTTCCAGGTGGCCTACATCCTGCTCAAGGCCAGCCTCAACCAGCTGATTCACCCGCGCGCGGTGATCAAGCAGAAATACAACGGCCATCGCCTCGACGAAGACATCGTGCGTTCGATCCTGACGTTCTCGTTCTTCTTCGCCATCACCATCTGTGTCATGGCGCTGCTGCTGTCGCTGCTGGGCGTGGACTGGATGACCGCGCTGACCGGTGCGGCTGGCACGGTTTCGGGTGTAGGCCCGGGCCTGGGTGAAGTGATCGGCCCGTCGGGCAACTACGCCACGCTGCCTGACGCAGCCAAATGGATTCTGGCGACCGGCATGCTGCTGGGTCGCCTGGAAATCATCACGGTGCTGGTGTTGTGCATGCCGGCGTTCTGGCGTCACTGA
- a CDS encoding pseudouridine synthase: protein MSEQDLKETEITPPSGEKLQKVLARIGVGSRRDVEAWISQGRIKVNGVEATLGQRVDLHDAIAVDGKLIKREEAAEATRRVIMYNKPDGEICTRDDPEGRPTVFDRLPRPKEGRWINIGRLDINTTGLLLFTTDGELANRLMHPSYEMDREYAVRVRGEVDDEMIERLKAGVMLEDGPAKFTDIQKAPGGEGFNHWYHCVVMEGRNREVRRLWESQGMVVSRLKRVRFGPVFLNSDLPMGRWREMTQGEIDILAAEVGLQPVALPAMKLKAKDKMERLQRKSTRPLGRGERVRNLRPAHEGAATGERPARQPREEAPRKTNRGSTVAERPSEMRKHAGKPEGDKPAGRGRGKPRG, encoded by the coding sequence ATGAGTGAGCAAGACCTGAAAGAAACCGAAATCACCCCGCCATCCGGCGAAAAGCTGCAGAAAGTGCTGGCGCGCATTGGCGTGGGCTCGCGGCGTGATGTCGAGGCCTGGATCAGCCAGGGTCGCATCAAGGTCAACGGCGTCGAGGCTACCCTTGGCCAGCGCGTCGACCTGCACGACGCCATCGCCGTGGACGGCAAGCTGATCAAGCGCGAGGAGGCCGCCGAGGCCACCCGTCGGGTGATCATGTACAACAAACCCGACGGCGAAATCTGCACCCGTGACGACCCGGAAGGGCGCCCGACCGTGTTCGACCGTTTGCCACGGCCAAAAGAAGGCCGCTGGATCAACATCGGCCGCCTCGACATCAACACCACTGGCTTGCTGTTGTTCACCACTGACGGTGAGTTGGCCAACCGCCTGATGCACCCGTCCTACGAGATGGACCGTGAGTACGCGGTACGTGTGCGTGGTGAGGTCGATGACGAGATGATCGAGCGCCTGAAAGCCGGCGTAATGCTGGAAGACGGCCCGGCCAAGTTCACCGATATCCAGAAGGCACCGGGTGGCGAAGGCTTCAACCACTGGTACCACTGCGTGGTGATGGAAGGTCGTAACCGTGAGGTGCGCCGCCTGTGGGAATCCCAGGGCATGGTGGTCAGCCGCCTGAAGCGTGTGCGTTTCGGCCCGGTGTTCCTCAATTCCGACCTGCCGATGGGCCGCTGGCGCGAAATGACCCAGGGCGAAATCGACATCCTCGCCGCCGAAGTAGGCCTGCAGCCGGTTGCGCTGCCAGCCATGAAGCTCAAGGCCAAGGACAAGATGGAGCGCCTGCAGCGCAAGTCGACCCGCCCGCTGGGCCGTGGTGAGCGCGTGCGCAACCTGCGCCCGGCCCACGAAGGTGCCGCGACTGGCGAACGTCCGGCGCGTCAGCCGCGTGAAGAAGCGCCGCGTAAAACCAACCGTGGCAGCACGGTGGCTGAGCGCCCAAGCGAGATGCGCAAGCATGCGGGCAAGCCTGAGGGTGACAAGCCGGCAGGCCGTGGTCGCGGCAAGCCGCGTGGCTGA
- a CDS encoding threonylcarbamoyl-AMP synthase produces MSQFFQIHPENPQARLIKQAVEIIRKGGVVVYPTDSAYALGCQIGDKSAIERVRRLRGLDKSHNFTLMCCDMSQLGLYAKVDTGTFRLLKAHVPGPYTFILNGTREVPRLLLHDKRRTIGLRVPDHAITLALLAELGEPLMSVSLILPGDSEPMTDPYEIRERLEHHVDLVIDGGFGDLKASTIIDLSGEEPELIREGCGDPTPFLVNA; encoded by the coding sequence GTGAGCCAATTTTTCCAGATTCATCCGGAGAACCCACAAGCGCGCCTGATAAAACAGGCCGTCGAGATCATCCGCAAGGGTGGCGTGGTGGTGTATCCGACGGATTCGGCCTATGCGCTGGGTTGCCAGATCGGCGACAAGTCGGCAATCGAGCGGGTACGGCGCCTGCGCGGGCTGGACAAGTCGCACAACTTCACCCTGATGTGCTGCGACATGTCGCAACTGGGGTTGTATGCCAAGGTCGACACCGGCACCTTCCGCTTGCTGAAGGCGCATGTGCCGGGGCCTTACACTTTCATCCTCAACGGTACGCGTGAAGTGCCGCGCCTGCTGTTGCACGATAAGCGTCGCACCATCGGGCTGCGTGTGCCGGACCACGCCATCACCCTTGCATTGCTGGCCGAGTTGGGCGAGCCACTGATGAGCGTAAGCCTGATCCTGCCGGGCGACAGCGAGCCGATGACCGACCCTTACGAGATTCGTGAACGGCTGGAGCACCATGTCGACCTGGTGATCGATGGCGGGTTCGGCGACCTCAAGGCGTCGACCATCATCGACCTCTCCGGTGAGGAACCGGAACTGATCCGCGAAGGTTGTGGCGACCCCACGCCATTCCTGGTCAACGCGTGA
- a CDS encoding septation protein A, giving the protein MKQFIDFIPLLLFFIVYKLDPRPMEVAGHHFDFGGIYSATAMLIVSSLVVYGALFLRQRKLEKGQWLTLIACLVFGGLTLTFHSETFLKWKAPVVNWLFALGFAGSHFIGDRVLIKRIMGHALTLPDAIWARLNLAWIAFFLFCGAANLFVAFTFQDFWVDFKVFGSLGMTVIFLVAQGVYLSRHLHDDPSTSKPKD; this is encoded by the coding sequence GTGAAACAATTCATCGATTTCATCCCGCTGCTGCTGTTCTTCATCGTCTACAAGCTCGACCCGCGCCCCATGGAAGTCGCCGGCCATCACTTCGATTTTGGCGGCATCTACAGCGCCACAGCCATGCTGATCGTCAGCTCGCTGGTCGTGTACGGTGCTCTGTTCCTGCGCCAGCGCAAGCTGGAAAAAGGCCAGTGGCTGACGTTGATCGCCTGCCTGGTGTTCGGTGGCCTGACCCTGACCTTCCACAGCGAAACCTTCCTCAAGTGGAAGGCCCCCGTCGTGAACTGGCTGTTCGCCCTGGGTTTTGCCGGCAGCCACTTCATCGGCGACCGGGTGTTGATCAAGCGCATCATGGGCCACGCCCTGACCCTGCCTGACGCCATCTGGGCGCGCCTGAACCTGGCCTGGATCGCTTTCTTCCTGTTCTGCGGCGCGGCCAACCTGTTCGTCGCCTTCACCTTCCAGGACTTCTGGGTGGACTTCAAGGTGTTCGGCAGCCTGGGCATGACCGTGATCTTCCTGGTGGCGCAAGGCGTGTACCTGTCGCGCCACCTGCACGATGACCCTTCTACCTCCAAACCCAAGGATTGA
- a CDS encoding PHP domain-containing protein — protein MNVDLHCHSTASDGALSPSVLVARAHEHGVQALALTDHDTLEGLAEARQACADLGMRWVSGVELSCTWGGATIHVLGYDFPLDAPPLLAAIQALHNGRWLRAEEIDKRLAAKGMPGTLEGARAVQHELGDSGNAPARPHFAEYLVRAGHVKDRGEAFRKWLGAGKLGDVKQHWPTLDETVATLRQSNAWVSLAHPMHYDLTRSKRRRLIADYIQAGGQALEVVNGMMPAEQVGTMSILAREFGLLASAGSDFHGPGTWGEIGAYRPLPEDLPPLWRRFSHEQPLAL, from the coding sequence ATGAATGTTGATCTGCACTGTCACAGCACGGCCTCCGACGGCGCCCTGTCGCCTTCGGTACTGGTTGCCCGGGCTCATGAGCACGGGGTGCAAGCGCTGGCACTGACCGACCATGACACCCTCGAAGGCCTGGCCGAAGCGCGCCAGGCCTGCGCTGACCTGGGGATGCGCTGGGTCAGCGGGGTGGAGCTGTCTTGCACGTGGGGCGGCGCGACCATCCATGTGCTGGGCTATGACTTCCCGCTCGACGCACCGCCGTTGCTGGCGGCGATTCAAGCGTTGCACAACGGCCGCTGGCTGCGCGCCGAAGAAATCGACAAACGGCTGGCGGCCAAGGGCATGCCCGGCACGCTTGAAGGCGCGCGCGCCGTGCAACACGAACTGGGTGACAGCGGCAACGCCCCGGCGCGACCGCATTTTGCCGAGTATCTGGTGCGTGCCGGGCACGTCAAGGACCGTGGCGAAGCGTTTCGCAAGTGGCTGGGCGCCGGCAAGCTGGGCGACGTCAAGCAGCACTGGCCGACGCTCGACGAAACCGTTGCCACGCTGAGGCAGTCCAACGCTTGGGTGAGCCTGGCGCATCCCATGCACTACGACCTGACACGCAGCAAGCGCAGGCGGCTGATTGCCGACTATATTCAGGCAGGAGGGCAGGCGCTTGAAGTGGTCAACGGGATGATGCCTGCCGAGCAAGTGGGCACCATGTCCATCCTTGCCCGTGAGTTCGGCCTGCTGGCAAGCGCTGGCAGTGACTTCCACGGCCCCGGCACCTGGGGCGAGATCGGTGCCTATCGGCCTTTGCCCGAGGATCTGCCACCTTTGTGGCGTCGATTCAGCCATGAACAGCCTTTGGCGCTATGA
- a CDS encoding LTXXQ domain protein translates to MRKTLIALMFAAALPTVAMAMPDGGPRHDGPHHRGDAPFHQLDLSREQRQQIGKLMGEQMQQRRDITERYLSKLPAADQKAMKDELKASRDKTDSAVRNLLKPDQQKKFDELQKERAAKKAEWQEFQAWKAEKGAKAQ, encoded by the coding sequence ATGCGCAAGACCCTTATCGCCCTGATGTTCGCTGCCGCTCTGCCGACCGTGGCCATGGCCATGCCTGACGGCGGCCCGCGCCACGACGGCCCGCATCATCGCGGTGATGCGCCTTTCCACCAACTGGACCTGAGCCGCGAGCAGCGCCAGCAGATTGGCAAGCTGATGGGCGAGCAGATGCAGCAACGCCGCGACATCACCGAGCGCTACCTGTCCAAGCTGCCGGCCGCCGACCAGAAGGCCATGAAGGACGAGCTGAAAGCCAGCCGCGACAAGACCGACAGCGCGGTGCGCAACCTGCTCAAGCCTGACCAGCAGAAGAAGTTCGATGAACTGCAAAAGGAACGCGCCGCCAAGAAAGCCGAGTGGCAGGAGTTCCAGGCCTGGAAAGCTGAAAAAGGCGCCAAGGCCCAGTAA
- a CDS encoding nitroreductase has protein sequence MEALDALLNRVSVPRLTDPAPNAAQREALFQAALRAPDHGQLRPWRFLTIEGQGREKLGELFAEALQHKGDASQAALDKARAMPLRAPLLIVVVARLQDHFKVPKSEQRLAAGCAAHGILIAAHAQGIGAVWRTGDMAFDAHVHKGLGLAENEELIGYLYVGTPLTEPRTAPVLATADFVSGWGE, from the coding sequence ATGGAGGCTCTCGACGCATTGCTCAACCGTGTTTCCGTGCCACGCCTGACCGACCCAGCGCCCAATGCCGCCCAGCGCGAGGCGCTGTTCCAGGCTGCCCTGCGCGCCCCGGACCACGGCCAGCTGCGGCCGTGGCGTTTTCTTACCATCGAAGGCCAGGGTCGCGAGAAGCTGGGCGAGTTGTTCGCCGAAGCCTTGCAGCACAAGGGCGATGCCAGCCAGGCAGCCTTGGACAAGGCCCGTGCCATGCCGCTGCGGGCGCCATTGTTGATCGTGGTGGTGGCCAGGTTGCAGGACCACTTCAAGGTGCCCAAGTCCGAGCAACGCCTGGCGGCGGGCTGTGCGGCGCACGGTATTCTGATTGCTGCGCACGCGCAGGGGATCGGCGCGGTGTGGCGTACCGGTGACATGGCTTTCGACGCCCATGTGCACAAGGGGTTGGGGTTGGCCGAGAACGAGGAGCTGATTGGCTACCTGTATGTCGGCACGCCGCTGACCGAGCCGCGTACGGCGCCGGTGCTGGCAACTGCCGATTTCGTCAGTGGCTGGGGTGAGTAG
- a CDS encoding YciI family protein has translation MLYAIIASDVANSLEKRLAARPAHIDRLQQLKAEGRVVLAGPHPAIDSNDPGEAGFSGSLIVAEFESLAAAQTWADADPYIAAGVYDKVVVKPFKQVLP, from the coding sequence ATGCTCTACGCCATTATCGCCAGCGACGTCGCAAACTCCCTGGAAAAGCGCCTGGCTGCCCGCCCGGCGCACATCGACCGCCTGCAGCAGCTCAAGGCCGAAGGCCGCGTGGTGCTGGCCGGCCCGCACCCGGCAATCGACAGCAACGACCCGGGCGAAGCGGGTTTCAGCGGTAGCCTGATCGTTGCCGAGTTCGAGTCGCTGGCGGCGGCGCAGACCTGGGCCGATGCCGACCCGTACATCGCTGCCGGCGTATACGACAAGGTTGTGGTCAAGCCGTTCAAGCAAGTACTGCCCTGA
- a CDS encoding response regulator — MSELLLIDDDQELCELLGSWLTQEGFSVRACHDGQSARQALAEHAPAAVVLDVMLPDGSGLELLKQLRSEHAELPVLMLSARGEPLDRILGLELGADDYLAKPCDPRELTARLRAVLRRSHPTATTSQMELGDLVYSPARGVVSIDGREMTLTLSESRVLEALLRQPGEPLDKQELAQIGLGRKLTLYDRSLDMHVSNLRKKIGPHADGRPRIVALRSRGYYYCL; from the coding sequence ATGAGCGAGCTGTTACTGATTGATGATGACCAGGAACTGTGCGAGCTGCTCGGCAGCTGGCTGACCCAGGAAGGGTTTTCCGTGCGTGCCTGCCATGATGGCCAGAGCGCACGCCAGGCCCTGGCTGAGCATGCCCCTGCTGCCGTGGTACTGGATGTGATGTTGCCCGACGGCAGTGGCCTGGAGCTTCTCAAGCAGCTGCGCAGCGAGCATGCCGAGCTGCCAGTGCTGATGCTGTCAGCCCGCGGCGAGCCGCTGGACCGCATTCTCGGCCTGGAACTGGGCGCCGACGATTACCTGGCCAAACCCTGCGACCCGCGTGAGCTCACTGCCCGCCTGCGCGCTGTGCTGCGCCGCAGCCACCCCACCGCCACGACCAGCCAGATGGAGCTGGGTGACCTCGTCTACAGCCCTGCGCGCGGCGTGGTCAGCATCGATGGCCGCGAAATGACCCTGACCCTGTCCGAAAGCCGTGTTCTTGAGGCGCTGCTGCGTCAGCCCGGCGAGCCGCTGGACAAACAGGAGCTGGCGCAGATCGGCCTGGGCCGCAAACTGACCCTGTACGACCGCAGCCTGGACATGCATGTCAGCAACCTGCGCAAGAAGATCGGCCCACACGCCGATGGCCGGCCACGCATCGTGGCATTGCGTAGCCGTGGCTATTACTACTGCCTGTAA